One window from the genome of Saccharomyces mikatae IFO 1815 strain IFO1815 genome assembly, chromosome: 4 encodes:
- the RPS29B gene encoding 40S ribosomal protein uS14 (similar to Saccharomyces cerevisiae RPS29B (YDL061C) and RPS29A (YLR388W); ancestral locus Anc_4.245), which yields MAHENVWFSHPRRFGKGSRQCRVCSSHTGLVRKYDLNICRQCFREKANDIGFHKYR from the coding sequence atggCTCACGAAAACGTTTGGTTCTCCCACCCAAGAAGATTCGGTAAAGGTTCTCGTCAATGTCGTGTCTGCTCCTCCCACACCGGTTTGGTCAGAAAGTACGACTTAAACATCTGTCGTCAATGTTTCAGAGAAAAGGCCAACGACATTGGTTTCCACAAGTACAGATAA
- the TSR1 gene encoding small subunit rRNA maturation protein TSR1 (similar to Saccharomyces cerevisiae TSR1 (YDL060W); ancestral locus Anc_4.244), with product MAGHSHRSSLKNGHKSYKSKHASKGALKRLYKGKVEKEPVGSGKPDKQVSKLQRRNKSKQLRAQKILDSIENRKLFEGKNGAAKIITIVPLVGDLDPLDILYKLLKSSDDEEIMIQEVESRRIFNVYIKKFKSNLKIIIPDMTNFLNILDCAKVADFVMFGLSGVKEVDEEFGEQIIRALELQGIASYIGVISNLSAVHEKEKFQLDVKQSLESYFKHFFPSEERVYNLEKNSDSLNVLRTLCQKLPRSINWRDNRGYIVADVVDFVETSSDSGELVIEGTARGIGFNANRLVHVPDFGDFQISKIEKTGESLQRRKIMKENVVNGVGLELDLQTVFESDMNRDTLDEYAPEDMEDWADYGEDFEYDGLTTARYDDHGYLPGREQASKKTTVPKGTSDYQAKWYLDDVIDVNDEEEVERANGKEEAMMDIDDEMMIDQNNEEIVEDEGYEIEDNEGFEELSPEEEERQLREFREMEKEDREFPDEIELVPNESAIERLKRYRGLKNLYNCDWQVDEKDPTSPAEWNRLLRIGNYKNTKNRIIKETKNEAQAVAGDRVRMFIKFPKYLLEKIQDPKQRLFTVYGLLLHEHKNAVVNFSLQRWEEYDKPVPSKDPIVVQYGVRRYTIQPLFSQGSNSPNNVHKYERFLHPDTVSVATCIAPVDFTQSPAIFFKSSPTDAKKIELIGHGTFLNADHSRILAKRAILTGHPFRFHKTVVTVRYMFFRPEDVEWFKSIPLFTKSGRAGFIKESLGTHGYFKATFDGKLSAQDVVAMSLYKRMWPMPSLPWDGM from the coding sequence ATGGCAGGTCACTCACATAGATCATCTTTGAAGAATGGACACAAATCTTACAAATCAAAACATGCTTCTAAAGGTGCTTTGAAGAGATTATACAAAGGAAAAGTGGAGAAGGAACCCGTGGGGAGTGGCAAACCAGACAAGCAGGTTTCAAAATTACAACGTAGAAATAAATCAAAGCAATTAAGAGCCCAAAAGATCTTAGATTCAATCGAAAACAGGAAACTATTCGAAGGCAAAAATGGAGCTGCAAAAATCATTACTATTGTTCCGCTAGTAGGCGATTTGGACCCCTTAGACATCCTTTACAAGCTATTGAAGTCATCAGACGATGAGGAAATCATGATCCAGGAGGTGGAATCGAGACGTATATTTAACGTGTATatcaaaaagttcaaaagcaatttgaaaatcatTATTCCGGATATGACCAACTTCTTGAACATCCTGGATTGTGCCAAAGTAGCGGATTTTGTTATGTTCGGGCTTAGTGGTGTGAAGGAAGTCGATGAAGAGTTTGGTGAACAAATTATTCGTGCTTTAGAACTGCAAGGTATTGCGTCATATATCGGTGTTATAAGTAACCTTTCAGCAGTCCATGAGAAGGAGAAATTCCAATTGGATGTCAAGCAATCCTTAGAAAGTTACTTCAAACATTTTTTCCCAAGTGAGGAACGTGTTTATaacttggaaaagaatTCAGACTCACTAAACGTTCTAAGAACATTATGTCAGAAACTTCCAAGATCAATCAATTGGAGAGATAACAGAGGTTACATTGTCGCTGATGTCGTTGATTTCGTCGAGACTTCTTCCGATTCCGGCGAATTAGTCATTGAAGGTACCGCCCGTGGTATTGGGTTCAATGCTAATAGATTAGTTCATGTCCCTGACTTTGGTGACTTCCAAATCAGTAAGATAGAAAAAACTGGTGAATCTTTGCAAAGGAGGAAAAtcatgaaagaaaatgttgtCAATGGGGTGGGCTTGGAATTGGATTTACAAACAGTTTTCGAAAGTGATATGAATAGAGACACTTTGGACGAGTATGCCCCAGAAGACATGGAGGATTGGGCGGACTATGGCGAGGATTTCGAGTACGACGGTTTAACAACAGCAAGATACGACGACCACGGATACTTGCCAGGAAGAGAACAAGCATCAAAAAAGACAACGGTTCCAAAAGGTACTTCCGATTATCAAGCCAAGTGGTATTTGGATGACGTCATTGACGTaaatgacgaagaagagGTGGAACGTGCTAAtggcaaagaagaagcaatgatggatattgatgatgagATGATGATTGACCAAAACAATGAAGAGATAGTAGAGGACGAAGGATACGAAATAGAGGATAATGAGGGTTTTGAAGAACTTTCacctgaagaagaagaacgtCAACTGAGAGAATTTagagaaatggaaaaggaAGACAGAGAGTTTCCGGATGAGATCGAATTAGTACCCAACGAATCGGCTATCGAACGTTTAAAAAGATACAGGGGTTTGAAGAACCTATACAACTGTGATTGGCAggttgatgaaaaagatcCAACATCACCAGCGGAGTGGAACCGTCTATTAAGAATCGGTAATTACAAAAACACTAAAAACAGAATCATaaaggaaacaaaaaatgaagcaCAAGCCGTTGCAGGCGATCGTGTTAGGATGTTTATCAAGTTCCCAAAATATCTGTTAGAAAAGATTCAGGACCCCAAACAGCGATTATTTACCGTTTACGGATTACTGCTTCATGAACACAAAAATGCAGTGGTTAATTTCTCATTACAAAGATGGGAAGAATACGACAAACCTGTGCCTTCTAAAGATCCGATCGTGGTACAATatggtgttagaagatatACTATTCAACCACTATTTTCTCAGGGATCCAACAGCCCCAACAATGTCCACAAGTATGAAAGATTCTTGCATCCAGATACAGTATCGGTCGCTACATGTATTGCTCCTGTAGATTTTACCCAGTCCCCtgcaatattttttaaatcATCACCAACAGAtgccaaaaaaattgaactGATTGGTCACGGTACATTCTTGAACGCAGACCATTCGAGAATTCTAGCAAAGAGGGCCATTTTAACAGGCCATCCATTTAGGTTCCACAAAACCGTGGTCACTGTACGTTACATGTTTTTCAGACCAGAAGATGTGGAATGGTTCAAGTCCATCCCATTGTTTACTAAATCTGGTAGAGCAGGTTTCATTAAAGAAAGTTTGGGTACGCATGGTTATTTCAAAGCTACGTTCGACGGTAAATTATCTGCGCAAGA